A genomic region of Arachis stenosperma cultivar V10309 chromosome 9, arast.V10309.gnm1.PFL2, whole genome shotgun sequence contains the following coding sequences:
- the LOC130949525 gene encoding uncharacterized protein LOC130949525 yields the protein MEELARLYINKNIKKIRARMLTAQNRQKSYVDQRRKPLEFEVGEHIFLRVTPTTGIRRAIKTKKLNPRYIGPFEILRRFRPVACQVALPPHLSNQHDVFHVSQLRKYTSDAAHVLEPELVELRESLTFQVTPMRIDDASVKKLQGKKVPLVKFAWKRAGVEEHTCELESEM from the coding sequence ATGGAGGAGTTAGCAAGGTTGTATATAAATAAGAACATTAAGAAGATTCGTGCGAGAATGTTAACTGCTCAGAATCGACAGAAGAGTTATGTGGACCAGAGAAGGAAACCATTAGAGTTTGAAGTAGGAGAACATATATTTCTGCGGGTTACACCGACAACTGGGATTAGAAGAGCAATCAAGACCAAGAAGTTGAATCCGAGGTATATAGGACCATTTGAGATCCTAAGGCGATTCAGGCCGGTGGCATGTCAAGTTGCCTTGCCACCTCATCTATCTAACCAACATGACGTATTCCACGTGTCACAACTCCGTAAGTACACATCGGATGCGGCTCATGTATTGGAGCCTGAATTGGTCGAGTTGAGAGAGAGCTTGACTTTCCAAGTGACACCGATGAGGATTGACGATGCCAGTGTGAAGAAGCTGCAAGGAAAGAAAGTTCCATTGGTTAAGTTTGCTTGGAAGAGGGCAGGAGTTGAAGAACATACTTGTGAATTGGAATCCGAGATGTGA